The following are from one region of the Roseobacter fucihabitans genome:
- a CDS encoding sugar transferase, which produces MTAFHLEESEKSKVFSELGGGVAIYRRAGKRVFDLILALIILPLVVPIIALLWVLTKRDGGTGFFGHRRVGRDGKVFRCWKLRTMVVDAEEKLRVHLENNPEAAAEWAQDHKLNDDPRITRLGNFLRKTSLDELPQIWNVICGNMSFVGPRPIVRVELHKYGIHRPVYLSMTPGITGLWQVSGRNDVSYSERVQFDVDYSNDLSLFTDIRLIAMTGFSILGATGR; this is translated from the coding sequence ATGACCGCATTCCATTTGGAAGAGTCTGAAAAATCAAAAGTGTTCTCTGAACTAGGCGGCGGTGTCGCAATCTACAGACGCGCAGGAAAGCGCGTGTTTGACCTGATTTTGGCACTCATCATTTTGCCACTTGTCGTACCGATCATAGCCCTGCTGTGGGTTTTGACAAAACGCGATGGTGGCACGGGGTTCTTCGGTCACAGACGGGTCGGGCGTGATGGAAAGGTTTTCAGGTGCTGGAAACTGAGGACCATGGTTGTGGATGCAGAAGAGAAACTGCGCGTACATCTTGAGAATAATCCAGAAGCCGCCGCAGAATGGGCACAAGACCACAAACTGAATGATGATCCTCGGATTACGCGCCTGGGCAACTTCCTGCGCAAGACCAGCCTTGATGAACTTCCGCAGATCTGGAATGTCATTTGCGGGAATATGAGCTTTGTCGGTCCGCGACCGATTGTGCGCGTCGAGTTGCACAAATATGGTATCCACCGCCCGGTTTATCTGTCCATGACGCCCGGTATTACAGGTCTGTGGCAGGTCTCAGGGCGCAATGACGTGTCATATTCCGAGCGCGTACAGTTCGATGTCGATTACTCCAACGATCTATCCCTTTTTACCGATATCCGACTGATCGCCATGACGGGGTTCTCGATCTTGGGTGCGACCGGTCGCTGA
- a CDS encoding mechanosensitive ion channel family protein: protein MRWLLTDRVRSPFLRKVVARAVAFPVFLLGIYIVLQVAGLTQLALSIVGGAGVIGIVIGFAFRDIAENFLSSLILSVSRPFQRGDFVTVAGMSGTVKAMTTRSTLLTSADGNQIHIPNSTIFKNVIENFTSSPKRRGDFVVGIGYDAGIAEAQSIILGCLREHPAVLGEPEPMVLVGELGASTVNIKTYYWFNGREISPLKLKSSLLRAVKSTLTIEGISMPDEAREVIFPEGVNVLSGMPDGRSTPKKPLSVDPPQAEPSLSEAEGDLLTEEPVEATPSPEESEGDLLGPT, encoded by the coding sequence ATGCGCTGGCTTCTCACCGATCGGGTACGTTCGCCGTTTTTGCGCAAGGTAGTCGCGCGTGCTGTTGCTTTCCCGGTGTTTTTGCTGGGCATCTACATCGTTCTCCAAGTCGCGGGCCTGACCCAGCTTGCGCTTTCCATTGTTGGCGGCGCGGGTGTGATTGGTATCGTAATTGGCTTTGCCTTTCGCGACATAGCCGAGAACTTTCTGTCAAGCCTGATCCTGAGTGTAAGTCGCCCCTTCCAGCGCGGCGACTTCGTCACGGTCGCAGGCATGAGCGGAACGGTCAAAGCCATGACAACGCGCAGCACATTACTGACATCTGCCGATGGCAACCAGATTCACATTCCGAATTCCACCATCTTCAAGAACGTGATCGAAAATTTCACGTCATCGCCCAAACGACGCGGCGATTTTGTTGTGGGCATTGGCTATGACGCTGGCATAGCTGAAGCGCAAAGCATTATTCTGGGGTGTCTGCGCGAACATCCGGCTGTGTTGGGAGAGCCAGAGCCAATGGTGCTGGTCGGTGAGTTAGGTGCCTCAACGGTCAACATAAAGACCTATTACTGGTTTAACGGGCGCGAGATTTCTCCGCTCAAACTGAAATCATCTCTTTTGCGGGCCGTGAAGTCGACGCTTACAATCGAAGGTATCTCAATGCCCGACGAAGCGCGCGAGGTCATCTTTCCCGAAGGCGTGAATGTGCTCTCTGGGATGCCTGATGGTCGCAGCACGCCAAAAAAGCCCCTCTCGGTGGATCCGCCGCAAGCTGAACCAAGCCTGAGTGAAGCAGAAGGCGACTTATTGACTGAAGAACCGGTTGAGGCGACGCCATCCCCGGAGGAGAGCGAAGGCGACCTGCTTGGCCCGACTTAG
- a CDS encoding BON domain-containing protein: protein MQIVTEVSRRVCLCLHLIISTMLVLCPVSTAAQVSNPVATNTPKAPEQAVQIDPAPSDTAIEQRIESILNATGWYSEVGARVDEGVVFLDGVTATEAYRTWARDLASKTDGVVAIVNRITVREVVIWSLAPALEELENVAQKTVAALPLIVLAVLV, encoded by the coding sequence ATGCAGATCGTAACGGAAGTGTCCCGCAGGGTATGTCTATGTCTGCATCTGATCATATCAACAATGCTCGTTCTCTGTCCGGTTAGTACCGCAGCGCAGGTCTCAAATCCGGTTGCAACCAACACACCTAAAGCACCAGAACAAGCGGTACAAATTGATCCGGCGCCGTCGGACACTGCGATTGAGCAGCGCATAGAAAGCATCCTGAACGCGACGGGCTGGTATAGCGAAGTCGGAGCGCGCGTAGACGAAGGTGTGGTATTTCTGGACGGTGTGACAGCCACTGAAGCGTATCGAACATGGGCGCGCGATTTAGCATCAAAAACAGACGGTGTTGTCGCTATTGTCAACCGCATCACCGTTCGCGAGGTTGTCATCTGGTCTTTAGCCCCGGCCTTGGAAGAGCTTGAAAACGTCGCTCAAAAGACCGTCGCAGCATTGCCTCTGATCGTACTTGCGGTCTTGGTTTGA
- a CDS encoding pyridoxamine 5'-phosphate oxidase family protein yields the protein MKTEDAGTPRWPHSIDADNRTIHFVTDSDSAKIYVLNADNDLALSFPDTDKMLFASVSGKSIVSWGRQLIHKLWRPYCDVFFGGGPGNADVAVIQVLPTQAEYWDNDKGKVAMAVAMTKAYFSDGGPDLGENAEDQLRLVGIYCSVRAATTLVGQQRNGRITFRCRS from the coding sequence GTGAAGACGGAAGACGCAGGCACCCCCCGATGGCCCCATTCAATCGATGCCGATAACCGCACAATCCACTTTGTGACAGACAGTGACAGCGCCAAAATCTACGTGCTAAACGCAGACAACGATCTGGCTCTCAGTTTTCCCGATACCGACAAGATGCTGTTTGCATCTGTGTCTGGCAAAAGCATCGTCAGCTGGGGCCGCCAGTTGATCCACAAGCTGTGGAGGCCGTACTGTGATGTATTTTTTGGCGGTGGTCCGGGAAATGCTGATGTTGCAGTGATACAGGTCCTTCCAACGCAAGCGGAATACTGGGATAACGACAAGGGTAAAGTGGCTATGGCCGTTGCAATGACCAAAGCGTACTTTTCCGACGGTGGCCCTGATCTTGGCGAAAATGCCGAAGATCAGCTTCGGCTCGTCGGGATATATTGCAGCGTACGCGCGGCAACAACGCTCGTCGGGCAGCAGCGCAATGGAAGGATAACGTTCAGATGCAGATCGTAA
- a CDS encoding S-adenosyl-L-homocysteine hydrolase, translated as MYQFITTAVSTIALAGPAMSGSDLVCMNKAELEAAIVGWYGEKPVLQIDDCTYLWAAGIGGTWTVVRHADDGTSCTREHGQNWSGVQGDELFAKLD; from the coding sequence ATGTATCAGTTCATCACAACCGCAGTTTCAACAATCGCCTTGGCTGGCCCCGCGATGTCTGGGTCAGATCTTGTCTGCATGAATAAGGCAGAGCTTGAGGCCGCCATTGTGGGTTGGTACGGCGAAAAACCAGTCCTCCAAATTGATGATTGCACGTACTTGTGGGCTGCCGGTATCGGCGGGACTTGGACGGTGGTCAGACACGCGGACGATGGTACCAGTTGTACGCGTGAACACGGCCAGAATTGGTCTGGCGTCCAAGGCGACGAACTCTTCGCGAAACTGGATTGA
- a CDS encoding CreA family protein: MVVLMPPQLGAEQVGNVDVDWLGNDIIVEAFQDPKVDGVTCHISYFERGLIDRFQNGNWFEDPSNSAISCRQTGPITIGDIERDDEGESVFSERRSIILKSLNVKRIFDEKNQTLIYISHAREVQDGSAKMAISTVPLYQP; encoded by the coding sequence ATGGTGGTCCTGATGCCGCCGCAACTTGGGGCCGAGCAGGTTGGAAATGTCGATGTCGATTGGCTTGGGAACGACATCATTGTCGAGGCGTTTCAAGATCCGAAAGTGGATGGGGTGACGTGCCACATATCCTACTTTGAGCGGGGATTGATCGACCGGTTTCAAAACGGTAACTGGTTCGAAGATCCGTCAAACTCAGCGATCAGTTGCCGACAGACAGGCCCCATTACGATTGGCGATATTGAACGGGACGACGAAGGAGAAAGCGTGTTCTCAGAGCGTCGGTCCATCATCCTCAAATCGCTGAACGTGAAGCGGATATTTGACGAAAAAAACCAGACCCTGATCTATATCTCGCATGCCCGCGAGGTGCAGGACGGCAGCGCCAAGATGGCGATCTCAACCGTGCCATTGTACCAGCCCTAA
- a CDS encoding DUF2254 domain-containing protein, whose amino-acid sequence MKYRAKLLQLAQAARASYWFLPASMVLFTFVLANLVIWIDRSPDMLPFQLPDRLSNTQIEGARSTLSTIATSVIGVTGVMFSMTVVAVSFAAGTYGPRLIGNFMRDRGNQISLGILISTFVFSLLVLRVVQSPIEDGEIAAFVPHYSLLLAIAGSIVAVFAMIYFVHHVPETINVSNITANLGHKLERDIRTIIEVNAERGSSDNATLPDTQPDRQLKLPIAGYIQVLRYSRIKELSEEKICDVEILCFPGEFVTRFTPVLNIWQDENLTDEDMSELHECFAVGTNRTEHQNIYFLVDQLVEMLARALSPGVNDPFTAINCLNWMHNALKAAQLHENGMQNKGVRTSALGPILTYDKLLERSFKASKPYCEPDHLVMARYNELMQDLNETSMS is encoded by the coding sequence ATGAAGTACCGAGCAAAATTGCTGCAACTGGCACAAGCGGCGCGTGCGAGTTACTGGTTCTTACCTGCAAGCATGGTTTTGTTTACCTTCGTGCTTGCCAATCTGGTGATTTGGATAGACCGGTCGCCGGATATGCTTCCGTTTCAATTGCCTGACAGGCTGTCGAACACACAGATTGAGGGCGCGCGCAGCACTCTGTCCACGATTGCGACATCTGTCATCGGGGTGACCGGCGTCATGTTCTCCATGACCGTTGTCGCCGTGTCATTTGCGGCTGGCACCTACGGCCCCCGGCTCATCGGGAATTTCATGCGGGATCGGGGCAACCAGATCAGCCTTGGCATTCTGATTTCCACATTTGTATTTTCATTGCTGGTCCTGCGGGTGGTGCAAAGCCCGATTGAAGATGGCGAGATCGCAGCCTTTGTCCCGCATTATTCGCTGTTGCTGGCGATTGCAGGCAGCATCGTCGCAGTCTTTGCGATGATCTATTTTGTGCACCATGTCCCCGAGACGATCAACGTGTCCAACATCACGGCGAACTTGGGCCACAAACTGGAACGCGACATCCGAACAATAATCGAAGTAAACGCCGAGCGTGGGTCGTCCGACAACGCCACTCTGCCGGATACACAGCCCGACAGGCAGCTGAAGTTGCCGATTGCAGGCTATATCCAGGTGCTCCGTTACAGCCGCATCAAAGAGCTGAGCGAAGAAAAAATCTGTGACGTAGAAATCCTGTGCTTTCCGGGCGAATTCGTGACCCGTTTCACGCCGGTCCTGAACATCTGGCAGGATGAAAACCTAACCGACGAGGATATGTCTGAGCTTCATGAGTGCTTTGCTGTTGGTACTAACCGGACAGAGCATCAAAATATCTACTTCCTTGTTGATCAACTGGTGGAGATGCTGGCGCGCGCGTTGTCTCCCGGCGTCAATGACCCGTTCACGGCGATAAACTGTCTGAACTGGATGCACAATGCTCTAAAGGCGGCGCAACTACACGAAAACGGCATGCAAAACAAAGGTGTTCGCACATCCGCTCTTGGTCCGATCCTGACTTATGACAAGCTGCTTGAACGCAGCTTCAAGGCCTCGAAACCATATTGCGAACCGGACCACCTGGTTATGGCGCGGTACAACGAACTCATGCAGGATCTGAACGAGACGTCTATGTCTTAG
- a CDS encoding Crp/Fnr family transcriptional regulator translates to MATKCENCPLRRHDIFEDMSPEDVRYMQRFKVGELVVDSGTPILMEGSNSPQLFTVLHGMGLRYKILSNGRRQVVSLIFPGDFLGLQAGIMGEMGHSVEATTKMTLCVFDRSEIWSFFKERPERAFALTWLAAVDEHFLGETLSTLGQRSAIQSIAWALVRVFSRGQSLDMVHNGKMPFPFKQQDIADALGLSLVHTNKTLGKLKEQQLAHWSDGTLRVSDLETLAKIAMVDDLTPAKRPIL, encoded by the coding sequence TTGGCGACGAAATGCGAAAATTGCCCCCTTCGGCGGCACGACATTTTTGAGGATATGTCGCCCGAGGATGTCCGCTATATGCAACGTTTCAAAGTTGGTGAGCTCGTTGTGGACTCCGGCACACCCATACTGATGGAGGGGTCGAACAGCCCGCAACTTTTTACTGTCCTGCATGGCATGGGTCTGCGGTACAAAATTCTGTCGAACGGGCGTCGCCAAGTTGTGAGCCTGATCTTTCCCGGCGACTTTTTGGGCCTTCAGGCCGGTATTATGGGCGAAATGGGCCATTCCGTAGAGGCCACCACAAAAATGACGCTTTGCGTGTTTGACCGTTCTGAAATCTGGTCCTTCTTCAAGGAACGACCAGAACGCGCCTTTGCCCTGACCTGGCTTGCCGCAGTTGACGAACACTTTTTAGGTGAAACCTTGTCCACGCTTGGCCAGCGCAGCGCGATTCAATCTATCGCCTGGGCGTTGGTCCGGGTATTTAGTCGCGGTCAAAGCCTGGATATGGTACACAATGGCAAGATGCCATTTCCGTTCAAACAGCAAGATATCGCTGATGCACTGGGGCTATCGCTGGTACACACGAACAAAACGCTGGGCAAACTCAAAGAACAGCAGTTGGCCCACTGGTCAGATGGCACATTGCGTGTGAGTGATTTGGAAACTTTGGCCAAGATCGCCATGGTAGATGATCTTACGCCGGCCAAACGACCCATCCTTTAA
- a CDS encoding YqjD family protein, with protein sequence MSRMVLPSQREGPRQSSNLFFKKLWNHLSIRVLLNQTRLRRMTMASTLQKLNNNPDAADLSEQVETLRNDLATLTQTVADLGKAKGDDAVAAAQFKLLDARDKAADVTETARLQAMELQNKADTFIKNQPDTALGIAAGGGFLVEFFGSRK encoded by the coding sequence ATGAGCCGCATGGTTCTGCCGTCTCAACGGGAAGGGCCACGTCAAAGTTCCAACCTTTTTTTCAAGAAGCTTTGGAACCACCTGAGCATCCGGGTGTTATTGAATCAGACGCGTCTGAGGAGAATGACAATGGCAAGCACTTTGCAAAAGCTGAACAACAATCCCGACGCTGCGGACCTGTCCGAGCAAGTCGAGACACTGCGTAACGACCTCGCGACGCTCACTCAAACGGTTGCAGATCTTGGAAAAGCTAAAGGTGACGACGCCGTGGCCGCTGCGCAATTTAAATTGTTGGATGCACGCGATAAAGCCGCTGACGTTACAGAGACGGCGCGACTTCAGGCAATGGAACTCCAAAACAAAGCCGACACATTTATCAAGAACCAGCCTGACACTGCTTTGGGCATCGCTGCGGGCGGTGGCTTTCTGGTGGAATTCTTCGGGTCGCGGAAATAA
- a CDS encoding DUF1328 domain-containing protein: protein MLHYALVFLVVALVAAVFGFGGIASASAGIAQILFFVFLVLFVGTLILRAFRS from the coding sequence ATGTTGCATTATGCACTCGTATTTCTGGTCGTCGCACTGGTCGCGGCAGTCTTTGGTTTTGGCGGCATCGCATCTGCTTCGGCGGGCATCGCTCAGATTTTGTTCTTCGTATTCCTAGTGTTGTTTGTCGGCACGTTGATCCTGCGCGCTTTTCGTAGCTGA